The genomic segment CATAATCGAAACTTTGTTTGAGCTTTTTATAAAAAGTATTGAACCAATAAGACCTGGCCGTTGCTATCCTCGAAAACACCGGATATCATCCAGAAAGTTTTACTTGAACTATAAACCAATCGCTTAAGTTAATGACATTGTGTTGCCATTTATTACCATGTTAATGAGTAGATTAGCATCAATAGAGTCAGCACGTTATGTTCACACACCCAAAATGGACTTCGCTCATCGTAAGGATGGGCAAATTTAAATATTACCAAAGAACAATGTTTTATGCGAGTACCTAACTGGACTTTTTGTCATATATAATAATATCATTGACTTACTTAACTATTTGCGATAGTTTTATAAAAGATATCAAATATAGCGATAACTTTTGAGTCGTTCCTCCAAGTTGACACAAGTATTTTTATTAACAAGTATAATTGGTTTATATATATCGATATAATTATTCTATTATATCGATATAGTGGCTCGAGATTTCTTAACTTTAAGTTCACCTTGTGTTCTTATCTATTGGAAAATATTATGTCATCGAAGATCTCTTTACCACGAAAGACTGTTTCGTATGAGAATCCCAAACTTTTCAGATCCATCGGGTCTCTTATCAAAGAATACCGGAAATAGAGGGGGATAAGCCAGGAGACATTCTCAGAATCAATCCAAATCAGCGTTCGGAAACTACAGAATTGGGACACTAATCGATGCTGTGCACGAATTAGGAATTTGCACGACATTTCCGCATTCACCGGAATCCAGATGCAAGCTTTGGTGGCTCTTAATGCTTTTTATGTCTTTCACTTGAAACCTCCTTACCCGTAAACTATGAGCGGTTCACGGATGGGAGGTTTTCTTTATATTCCCTGAATTGTCAAACTCTGGGAGTCTCACGGCAAAGCCGGGAGTTTACCTGTGATTAATTAAGGTTTGTGGTGGTATATATAAAAATAAAGTTAAGTCCATACACGTGGGGCAGTGCCATAAGCTCATGAGGAGGAAGACGGGTGTCAGCAGGTTTCGGATAGTTTATTGTTTTGTTTTCAACATACAATTTCTTTTGTTGTAATTAATTCTGTCATATTAAACGTCATCCCCATATGAACTATTAATCATTCAGAATAACTATAAGTTACATCTATCGTTTTAACTGTTATAACCAGTCAATATTTTTCAGACTTTGTTTGACTTTTTTCCGGTCTGCTATTATTCTAATACGAAAAATAACTATGGTGAATAATTATGAGTAAAAATACGATATTGGCTGTCGACGATGAATACTCCATGCTTGATTTGATTACACGCTGCCTTGCCAATGAAAAATATAAAATGCTGACAGCACAAAGCGCTGAAGAAGGATTGCGCTTACTAAAAGAGAATGACATCCATCTTGTAATAAGCGATCAAAGAATGCCCGGAATGTCCGGATTGACTTTTTTAACTAAAGTCAAAGCACACTATCCTGATATTATAACAATAATATTAACCGGATATGCTGATATTGAAACAGTACTTGAAGCAATTAATTCAGCCGGGGTCTATAAGTTCATGGTAAAGCCTATGAATATGCTTGATCTAAAAATAACCGTTCAACGCGCTTTAGAATTAAGGCAAATGATTATAGATAAAAATATTCTTTCAAATAAAATTACAGCTTACGAAGCAAGGCTAAAAGAGT from the Pseudomonadota bacterium genome contains:
- a CDS encoding response regulator; the protein is MSKNTILAVDDEYSMLDLITRCLANEKYKMLTAQSAEEGLRLLKENDIHLVISDQRMPGMSGLTFLTKVKAHYPDIITIILTGYADIETVLEAINSAGVYKFMVKPMNMLDLKITVQRALELRQMIIDKNILSNKITAYEARLKELERTHPGITKYEKDHDGNIILDLE